One window from the genome of Dyadobacter sp. CECT 9275 encodes:
- a CDS encoding fumarate reductase/succinate dehydrogenase flavoprotein subunit: protein MATSPRLDAKIPQGPLETKWSKYRSSVPLVNPANKRNLEIIVVGTGLAGASAAATLAELGYKVKAFCFQDSPRRAHSIAAQGGINAAKNYQNDGDSVYRLFYDTIKGGDYRAREGNVHRLAEVSGNIIDQCVAAGVPFAREYGGLLSNRSFGGTQVQRTFYAAGQTGQQLLLGAYSGLQRQVGMGTIKMYNRHEMLDVVNIDGKCRGIIARNLITGELERHSGHAVLLCSGGYGNVFYLSTNAMGSNVTAAWKAHKRGAFFGNPCFTQIHPTCIPVSGEHQSKLTLMSESLRNDGRIWVPKKQNDTRNPNDIPEEERDYYLERRYPAFGNLVPRDIASRAAKERCDAGYGVGSSRLAVYLDYSAAIERYGKGEANKNNIHDASPEDIIKWGKAVVKEKYGNLFDMYKQITGEDPYEVPMRIYPAVHYTMGGLWVDYNLMTTVPGLYALGEANFSDHGANRLGASALMQGLADGYFVIPYTIGAYLANEIRTGKISTDHEEFVKVEREVKERIETLIGIKGNTSPELFHRRLGKIMWEKCGMARNEKGLKEAILEIRALRKEFWSDLRVMGQINEFNPELDKANRVADFIELGELMCIDALNRNESCGGHFREEYQTEEGEALRDDENYRYVAAWEHLGVEKWELHKEELVYDNIKIAQRSYK, encoded by the coding sequence ATGGCAACGTCACCTCGTCTGGATGCCAAAATACCCCAGGGACCACTGGAAACCAAATGGAGTAAATACCGGTCTTCAGTACCTCTCGTAAATCCAGCCAATAAACGTAACCTTGAGATAATTGTAGTAGGAACAGGCCTTGCCGGAGCTTCTGCTGCTGCCACACTGGCCGAATTAGGATATAAGGTAAAGGCTTTTTGCTTCCAGGATTCTCCCCGTCGGGCACACTCTATTGCTGCTCAGGGAGGGATAAATGCTGCTAAAAATTACCAGAATGACGGAGACTCGGTTTACCGTCTTTTTTATGATACCATAAAGGGAGGTGATTACCGCGCAAGAGAAGGTAACGTACACCGTCTTGCCGAGGTATCAGGAAATATTATTGATCAGTGTGTGGCTGCAGGAGTACCATTTGCCAGGGAGTACGGCGGGTTGTTGTCCAACCGGTCGTTTGGAGGAACTCAGGTGCAACGGACCTTTTACGCGGCAGGACAAACCGGCCAGCAGTTGTTGCTGGGAGCATACTCGGGCTTGCAACGGCAGGTGGGCATGGGTACGATCAAAATGTACAACCGCCACGAAATGCTGGATGTAGTCAATATCGACGGTAAATGCCGCGGTATTATTGCCCGTAACCTTATTACGGGGGAACTGGAAAGACATTCGGGGCATGCGGTTTTGCTTTGTTCGGGGGGATACGGAAACGTGTTTTACCTCTCTACCAATGCAATGGGAAGTAATGTGACTGCCGCCTGGAAAGCGCACAAAAGGGGTGCCTTTTTTGGAAACCCCTGCTTTACGCAAATTCACCCGACGTGTATCCCGGTATCAGGAGAGCATCAGTCGAAACTGACTTTGATGTCCGAATCTTTGAGAAATGACGGGAGAATATGGGTGCCCAAAAAACAAAATGATACCCGTAACCCCAACGATATACCAGAAGAAGAGCGCGACTACTATCTGGAACGCCGCTATCCGGCTTTTGGTAACCTGGTTCCGCGTGATATAGCATCACGCGCTGCCAAGGAACGTTGTGACGCGGGCTATGGGGTGGGATCATCGCGTCTGGCCGTTTATCTGGATTATTCCGCTGCAATTGAACGTTACGGAAAAGGAGAAGCAAATAAAAACAACATCCACGATGCCTCTCCCGAAGATATTATCAAATGGGGAAAGGCGGTTGTAAAAGAAAAATACGGCAACCTTTTCGATATGTATAAGCAAATCACAGGAGAAGATCCTTATGAGGTGCCTATGCGTATCTATCCGGCGGTACACTATACCATGGGCGGGCTTTGGGTTGATTATAATCTGATGACAACAGTTCCTGGTCTTTATGCGCTGGGAGAAGCAAATTTCTCGGATCATGGAGCCAACCGCCTGGGTGCTTCAGCGTTGATGCAGGGATTGGCAGATGGATATTTCGTCATACCTTATACCATTGGTGCTTATCTTGCCAATGAGATCCGGACCGGTAAAATATCTACAGATCACGAAGAGTTTGTGAAAGTGGAGCGGGAAGTGAAGGAACGAATCGAAACGCTCATCGGCATAAAGGGAAATACCTCTCCTGAGTTGTTTCACCGCCGTTTGGGCAAGATCATGTGGGAAAAATGCGGAATGGCCAGGAATGAAAAAGGCTTGAAAGAAGCAATTCTTGAAATCCGTGCGCTTCGGAAGGAGTTCTGGAGCGACCTGCGGGTAATGGGGCAGATCAATGAGTTTAATCCTGAACTCGACAAAGCCAACCGCGTTGCCGACTTTATAGAACTGGGAGAGCTGATGTGTATTGATGCCTTAAACCGCAATGAATCGTGCGGAGGCCATTTCCGTGAGGAGTATCAGACGGAGGAAGGAGAAGCACTACGTGATGATGAAAATTATCGTTATGTGGCGGCATGGGAACATTTAGGTGTTGAAAAATGGGAGCTTCATAAAGAAGAACTTGTGTATGACAACATCAAAATAGCACAGCGTAGTTATAAATAA